Sequence from the Nocardiopsis sp. YSL2 genome:
CACCGTGTCGAAGTAGGTCAGCGACCCCACCACCATCAGCACCGACGACGTGGTGACGGTGTGCCGCAGCTGCGGGAGCGTGATGTGCCAGAACGAGCGCAGCATCCCCGCCCCGTCGATGCGGGCCGCCTCGTACAGGGAGGCCGGGATCTGGCGCGCGCCGCCCTGGTACAGCAGCATGTGCAGCGGGATGAACTGCCAGGCGGTGACGAACACGATCATCGCGAACGCGCTGGTGGGCCCGCCCAGCACGTCCACCGACTCCAGGCCGAGCCGTGGGCCGAGCCAGGCCAGCGGACCGAAGTTGGGGTCGAGCAGGGCCCGCCAGATGATGGCGATGGCGGCCGAGGACAGCAGCAGCGGCAGGAAGAAGACCGCCGAGAGGACGGCGCGGTTGCGCTGCGGGCCGGCCGCCCAGACCCCCAGCAGCAGGGCGATGGGGGTCTGGACGATCCAGTTCAGCACGGTGAGGACCAGGCTGAGCCACACCGCGCGGCGCATGACGGGGTCCTCGACCAGCCGTGACCAGTTCTCCAGGCCGATGAACTCCGGTGTGCCCAGCCCGCCCCAGGAGGTCAGGGACAGGTAGGCCACCAGCACCATGGGCAGCGCGGCGAACACGCCGAAGTACAGCAGGGCCGGAAGGGCCCAGGCCCCGCCCGGTCGGCCCACGTGGCGCACGGGGCGCGCCCTGCGGGGGGAGGGGGCGGGCGCGGCCGGCGCGGGGCCGGACCGGGCGGGGCGGTTCTGGGGCAGGGCTCTCATCGAGGTCTCACTCGTGTCGGTCCCGGTCATGGAGCCGGTCACAGGGCCGCCAGGGCGTCGACGAACTGCTCGGGCGTGCTCTGGCCGTTGAAGAGCGACTCGATCTCGGTGACCATCGGCGTGGCGGTCTCGGGGGGCAGCGCCTGGTCCCAGGAGAGCTGGAAGTGCGGCGCGTCGCGCACCATCTCGTACTGGAAGGCGGCGAACTCGGGGTTGGGGCTGTCGGCGACGGCTGCCTCGGCGTTGGTCGTGGTGGGGACCTCGCCGTTGGCGACCATGTCGGCCACGTACTCCTCCCGGGAGGTGTGGCCCAGGAACTCGCGGGCCTGCTCGGGGTGGTCGGTGTCGGCCGTGACGGAGAAGAAGTTGGTCGGGTTGCCCACGACGTTGGCCGGGTCGCCCTCACCGCCCGGCACGGGCGGGAAGACGGTGTAGCCCAGGTCGTCCTCGGCGAAGGCGCGGTCCTGGTCCAGGTGAGTGGAGTACTCCCACGAGCCCATCAGGTGCATGGCGGCCCGCCCCTCGGACAGGAGCGTGGAGGCGCCGCCCTCGGTGTAGCTGACCGAGGCGTAGGCGTCGCCGAACGCGCCGCGCTCGACCAGGTCCTGTACGGTCTCGGCGGCCTCCAGGACCGCCGGGTCGCGCCAGCCCTCCATGTCGCCGCCGTGGATGCGCTCGAACACCTCCGGGCCGCCGATGCGGTCCACGAGGTACTGCAGCCACATCTGCTCGGTCCAGGGGTCGGCCCCGGCCAGGGCGAAGGGGGTCACCCCGGCCTCGTCGAAGGCGTCGACCAGGTCGAGGATGTCCTCCCAGGTCTGCGGCGGCTCGACGCCGACGTCCTCGAACACGGCCTCGTTGTAGAAGAGGATCACCGGCTGGGTGCCGCGCAGCGGGATGCCGTACTGGACGCCGTCGACCTTCCCGGCCTCCAGGATGGAGGGGATGAAGGCGTCGGCGAGCTCGGGATCCTCGGCCAGGAGGTCGTCCAGCGGCATCAGCATGTCCTGGTCGACGTAGGGCTGGATGCTCCCGGCGCCCCAGTTGAAGAAGACGTCGGGCTGCTCGCTGGAGCCCATGGCCGTGCGCAGCCGCTCCTCGTAGTTGTCACCGGGGACCTCGTCGATGACGGCCTGGACGTCGGAGTCGGCGTTGAAGCGTTCGACGGCCGCCTCCTGCACGACGACCAGCGTGTCCTGGTACATCCACACGTGCATGGTGTCGTCCGCGGCGGCACCGCCTCCGCCTCCTCCGCACGCGGTGGCGGTGAGGAGGGCCAGAACGGATGCGCCTGCTGCGACGACTCGGGGGGTGGTCATGGGCAACCTCTTCCGAAACTATCGGATGGTATTTCGATATCTGCGTGGCCCGAATTTACGCCGACGCAACGAGAGGCGTCAATACCGGGTCGGTTGCGATGCCTCGTGCCGAACCGCACGGAAGCGCGTAGTATCAGGCGACGTGAGTGCAGACCCGACCCCCGGACCCGAAGGATCGACGCTCTCGGAGCCGGTCACCATCTCGAAAATTGCGGAAGCCGCCGGTGTCTCGGTGCCGACCGTGTCCAAGGTCCTCAACGGCCGGGCCGACGTGGCCAGCCAGACCCGCGCGCGCGTGGAGGAGCTGATCCGCCGGCACGGCTACCGCCGTCGGCGCGGACCCGGCGGCGGCCGGTCCTCGATGATCGACCTCGTCTTCCACGAACTCGACAGCGCCTGGGCGATCGAGGTCATCCGCGGTGTGGAGAACGTCGCGCGCGCCGAGGGGCTGAGCGTGGTGCTCACCGAGTCCGGGGGCGAGCAGACGCCCCGCGAGGCCTGGGTCGACGCCGTCCTGGCGCGCCAGTCCACCGCGGCGATCCTGGTCTTCTCCGACCTGGCGCCCGAACAGCGCGCCCGCCTGGCCGCCCGCGACATCCCCTTCGTGGTCGTGGACCCGGCCGGGGACCCCGGGCCGGACATGCCCGCGGTGGGCTCGGCCAACTGGAACGGCGGCCTGGCCGCCACCCGCCACCTCATCGAACTCGGCCACCGGCGTATCGGGGTGATCGGCGGTCCGCGGCCCGTGCTGTGCAGCAAGGCCCGCATCGACGGCTACACCTCGGCTCTGGACGCCGCCGGGATCGAGGTGGACCCCGACCTGATCCGCTACGGCGACTTCCACGTGGAGAGCGGCCGTGACCGGGGACGCGAGCTCCTCCGGCTGGACGACCCGCCCACCGCGATCTTCGCCGGCAGCGACCTGCAGGCCATGGGCCTGTACGAGGCCGCGCGCGAGCTGGGCGTGCGCATCCCCGAGGACCTCAGCGTCGTCGGCTACGACGACCTGCCCGTCGCCCGGTGGGTGGGCCCGCCGCTGACCACCGTGCGCCAGCCGCTCACCGAGATGGCCGAGGAGGCCACCCGGATGGCGCTCTCCCTGGCCCGCGGGGAGCGCCCCGCCAACCTGCGCCTGGACCTGGCCACCGACCTCGTGGTGCGGCGCAGCACGGCCGCGCCGGCGGCCACCTGAGCGCCGACCAGGGGCTGTGACCCGTCCGCGACGTGGCCGGAGGACAATCCGGGCATGAAGGTGAGTGCGGAGGGGCCCGAGCAGTGGGCCCAGGTGATCAGCGACAGTTTCGTGCCTCTGGCGCTGGCCGGGGTGTCCGATTCCTTCCGCGGCTCCGTCGAACAGACCGTCCTTCTGCCCGGCGTCACCATGACCGGCGTCGACTCGCGCGGTCACTCGGTCGTGCTGCGCACGCCCCGCCTGACCAGGGTGGAACCGCGCGAGTTCTACCTGTTCTCGTTGCAGTTGGGCGGAGCGGGAACGGTGCTGCAGGGAGAACGGCGGGTGCCCCTGGCCCCCGGGTCGGGCGCGCTCTACGACGCCACACGTCCCTATCGACTCGCCTTTCCCGGGCCCATCCGGGAGATCGTCCTCCAGGTTCCGCGGCCCGCGCTGCGCGACCTCGTCGGCTGCGGCGAGGACGCGCTGTACGGCCGCGCGCTACCGGCCGCGGAGCCCGCCACCCGAGTGCTGGCCGCGTACCTGGGCGAACTCTCCGGAGTCGCCGACGGCCTGACCGGGGACCAGCGTGCCGAACTCGGACACACCGCGCTGGGACTGCTGGCGACCGCCCTTCGCGCCTCGACCGGCACCGAAGCGCCCGCGGACACCGGCCGCGGGGCACTGCTGTCGGCCATGCGTGCCCACGTGCGCGACCACTTCGCCGACCCGGACCTGACCGCGGGCCGACTGGCACGCGAACACGGAGTCTCGGCGCGCTACACGGCCCTGGTCTTCGCCGAGGCCGGGACCTCGCCGGCCGCCTACATCCGCGACCAGCGGCTGCGTGCCGCGCACCGGATGCTCACCGACCCCCGGCAGCGGCTGCGCACCATCGCCGGGATCGCCGCGGCGGTCGGCCTCCCCGACCGGACGACCTTCACCCGTGCCTTCACCCGCCGCTACGGCATCGCCCCCTCCGCGCTGCGGGAGTAGTGCGCACGACGCCGCACGTCCGTGCACGTTGCGCCTCGCGGGCGGAGTGTGCGCCATCGACCATGGCCGCACGCCCTTCCCCGAACGAGGAGGACACGATGTCCGGCACCTATCGCGTCGCCGCCGTCCAGGCCGAGCCGGTGTGGCTCGACGCGGACGCGACCGTCGACAAGACCCTGGCCCTGATCGCCGAGGCCGCCGCCCGCGACGCGGCGCTCATCGCCTTCCCCGAGACCTGGATCCCCGGCTACCCGCTCTTCCTCTGGCTTGGCCCGGTGGCCGGGCAGATGCCCTCCATCGCCCGCTACCACGCCAACTCGCTGACCGTGGACGGGCGCCACCTGGCGGCGATCCGCCAGGCGGCCCGGCGCCACGGCATCACCGTGGCGCTCGGCTACAGCGAGAAGGACCACGGCAGCCTGTACATGGCACAGTCGGTGTTCGGTGCCGACGGCGCGCTGGTCCTGCACCGCCGCAAGCTCAAGCCCACGCACGTCGAGCGCACCCTGTTCGGGGAGGGCGACGGCGGCGACCTGGTGGTGGCCGACACCCCGCTCGGCCGACTGGGCGCGCTCAACTGCTGGGAGCACCTTCAGCCGCTGGTGAAGTTCGCGATGTACGCCCAACACGAGCAGGTGCACGTCGCGGGCTGGCCCAGCTTCGGCCTGTACAGGGGACTCGCCCATGCCCTGGGGGAGGAGGCCAACATGGCGGTCACCCAGACCTACGCCCTGGAGGGCGGCTGCTTCGTGGTCGCGACCACGCAGGTCCTCGGACCGGCGGGTCTGGAGGTCTTCGCTCCGACCGACGGCCAACGCGCTCTGCTCTCTCCCGGGGCCGGATGCTCCCGGGTCTACGGCCCCGACGGTCGCCGGCTCACCGAGCCCCTGGACGAGCACACCGAGGGCCTGGTGCTCGCCGACATCGATCTGGGCCTGATCGACCTGGCCAAGAACGCCGCTGACCCGGTCGGCCACTACGCGCGACCGGACGTCCTCCGACTCCTGATGGACGACCGCCCCCGCTCGGTGGTCCGTGTCCCGTCCGCGTCCCCGGGGCCGGTCTTCCCGGACCCCGACGAGCCCGAGCACGGATCCGCCGCCGGGACCGAGGACGAGGCCGCCGCGGTCTGAGGACGCGTCCGGCGCCCCGGGGCGACCCCGCCCCGAGGCGCCGCCCGGGTGCCGACCCCGCGCGTGCGCCCGGCCACGCGCTCGGGGGAGCGGATCGGCCGGGGACGGATCAGGACCGGCGCGCGGCCGTGGACCCCCGGACCACGAGCTCGGGTGTGAACCACACGCGCTCGTGCCGGTGGCCGGGGTCGTTCAGTTCCGAGACGAGCAGGCGCATCGCCGAGCGCCCCAGGTCGAACTTGGGCTGGGCGACCGAGGTCAGCCCGGGGTGGACGAGGTCGGCGATGTCGACGTTGTCGTAGCCGACGACGGAGATGTCCTCGGGTACGCGGATCCCGCGCCGGCCCAGGCCCTTCATCAGGCCCAGCGCCAGCTGGTCGTTGGCGCAGAAGACGGCCTGGGGACGCTGCTTGGGACCGCCGGCCAGGACCGCGTCGACGGCCCGCTCCCCTTGGGCGGCGTTGAGCTGGGGCTGCTCGACCACCCGGACGGCCTCGTCCGGGTCCAGGTGCGCCTCCGCGCACGCCTCGCGCAGCCCCTCGTGGCGGCGCCGCACCTGCTCGATCGCGAACGGGCCGGTCAGGAAGGTGATCCGCTCGTGTCCGAGCCCGATGAGGTGCCGTCCGGCGGCCAGCCCGCCCGCGTGGTTGTCCACGCTGACACTGCAGCCGACCTCCTCCGACACGTCGCCCCGGTCCAGGGCCACCCAGGCGGTGCCCTGCCTGGCCAGCCAGATCAGGTCGGACAGGTCGTCGTCCACGGGCATGACGACGGCGCCCGCCGCGCGCTGTTCGGCGAGCAGGCGCAGGTTGCGGCGCTGGCGGTCCTGCTGCTCTGCGGAGTTGAGCAGGACCACCGCCAGCCCGGCCGCTGCGGCCTCCTCCTCCACGCCGCGCGCGACCTCGGTGAAGAAGGGGTTGGTGACGTCCAGGACCAGCAGGCCCACCGACCCGCTGCGGCCCGAGCGCAGGCTGCTGCCGGAGGAGTTGCGCACGTAGTCGAGCTCGGCGATGGCCGCCTCGACCTTGCGGCGGGTCGTCGCGGCGACGCGCTCGGGCCGGTTGAGGACGTTGGACACCGTGCCGGGGGAGACCCCGGCGTGCCGGGCGACCTCGGTGATGCCCACCGTGCGGCGGGTGGCGCGTGGACTGGGACTCAAGGGTTCTCCACTGGGGCTCGAACGGTCGGGGCGACGCGCTCGAATGCTACTGACACGGCCCTCAGAACGTTGATTCATGCTCACACTCGGATTGAAACGTGTCAATAACATTCCGGAACACGGCGCCTCCGAGCGGGAGGGCCGAGGGGTGCCCAGGGGCGGTCCTGGCATCGTTACCAGCGTGATACCTGCGATTTCTTCGTCCTCCCCTTGACGGGGTAGTGTGCTGGACTTAACATCCATTTCATATTAAAACGTTTTTGCACGAATCTCCTGGACTCCAGGAGATCGGCACAGGAAGAAGGAGGACGCACGTGTCGGACGACCGATCACCAGTGCCTCCGCCCCTCGCGCTGGTGGACGTCACCAAGTCCTTCGGGAGCGTCCGAGCGCTGCGGGGACTGAGTCTGCACCTGCGTGCCGGGGAGATCCACGCGCTCGTGGGGGAGAACGGCGCGGGCAAGTCCACGCTGGTCAAGACCATAGCCGGAGTCCACCGGCCCGACGGCGGCCAGGTCCTGGTCGACGGGCGGACCACCGAGTTCACCGCGCCCGCCGACGCCCAGCGCGCCGGAGTCGCGGTCATCTACCAGGAGCCCACCCTCTTCCCCGACCTGTCGGTGGCCGAGAACATCTTCATCGGCCGCCAGCCCCGCACCCGCCTGGGCACCATCGACCGCGCCCGCATGCGCCGCGACACCGACGAGGTGTTCGGCCGCCTGGGCGTGGCGATCGAACCCGACCGGCCCGCGCGCGGCCTGTCCATCGCCGACCAGCAGCTGGTCGAGATCGCCAAGGCCATCACCCGCCACGCGCGGGTCCTGGTCATGGACGAGCCCACCGCCGCACTCTCGGGCGTCGAGGCCGAACGGCTGTTCACCGTCGCCCGCACCCTGCGCGACGAGGGCGCGGCCCTGCTGTTCATCTCCCACCGCTTCGACGAGGTGTTCGGTCTGTGCGACCGCATCACCGTCGTGCGCGACGGCGCCTTCGTCTCCTGCGATCCCACCGCGGACCTGGACGTGGACACCGTCGTACGCCGCATGGTCGGACGCGACGTCAGCAGCCTCTACCCGAAGGAGGACGCCGAGTTCGGCGACACCGTCCTGGAGGTCGAGGGACTGACCCGCCAGGGCGCCTTCGCCGACGTGTCCTTCTCGGTGCGCGCCGGGGAGATCGTCGCCTTGGCCGGCCTCGTCGGGGCGGGCCGCAGCGAGGTCGTCCGCGCCGTCTTCGGCGTCGACCGCTACGACGCGGGCACCGTCCGCGTCGGCGGCCGGGCCCTTCCCGCGGGCCGACCGCGCGCCGCCATGGACACCGGTATGGCGCTGGTCCCCGAGGACCGGCGCCAGCAGGGACTGGTCATGGAGTCCTCCATCGAACGCAACGCCACCGCGACCCGCCGGCGCCTGCTCAGCCGCTTCGGGCTGCTCGGCGCCCGCGCCGAACGCGAGAGCGCGCGGGAGTGGGGCGGCCGGCTCCAGCTCAAGTGCGGCGCGTTCACCGACGCCGTCGCGACGCTCTCCGGCGGCAACCAGCAGAAGGTCGTCCTGGCCAAGTGGCTCTCGACCGAGCCGCGTGTGCTCTTCATCGACGAACCCACCCGCGGCATCGACGTCGGCACCAAGGCCGAGGTCCACCGCCTGCTGTCCACCCTCGCGGGGGAGGGGCTGGCCATCGTCATGGTCTCCAGCGAACTCCCGGAGGTCCTGGGCATGGCCGACCGGGTCCTGGTCATGCACGAGGGCCGCGTCACCGCCGAACTCGACCGTGACGAGGCCGACGAGGAGTCGGTCATGTACGCGGCCACCGGACAGCGACCGAGCGAGGCCGCCTGATGAGCACACCCACCACCGCGTCCACCCCTGCGGCCACGGGGGCGCCGCCCGCGCCCGCCGCGCGAGCCGCCCGGCGCCGTCCCCAGGTCCGCGAACTCGGCGTCCTGCTGGCCGTCGTCGTCCTCATCGCGGCCACCTGGCTGCACAACCCCGGCTTCCTGTCCCACCAGGGAGTGCGCGACCTGTTCCTGGGCGCCACCGTCCTGGCCGTCCTCGCCGTCGGCCAGGCCCTGGTCCTGATCACCAAGAACGTCGACCTGTCGGTCGGGTCCGTCATGGGCCTGTCCGCCTTCGGCACCGGCATCCTCTTCGTCTCCTTCCCGGGCCTGCCGGTCCCCGTCGTCATGCTCGCGGGCGTGCTCATCGGCCTGGTCTGCGGCCTGGCCAACGGCCTGCTCGTGACCACCGTGCAGGTCCCGGCACTGGTCGTCACCCTGGGTACCCTCTACGCCTACCGCGGCCTCAACCACTGGTGGGCGGGCGGCGGACAGGTCAACGCCCACGACATGCCGGACGGCTTCCTGTCCCTGGGCCGCGTCTCGGTCCTGGGGGTGCCGCTGCCCGCGGCGATCGCCGTGGTCGTCGTCGTGGCCGTGGGCCTGTACCTGGCCAACTTCCGCTCCGGCCGCGAGCTCTACGCGATCGGCTCCAACGCCGACGCCGCGCGCCTGTCCGGCATCCCCGCGGGCCGCCGCGTCATCACCGCCTTCGCCGTCAACGGCGCCCTGGCCGGGCTCGCCGGAGTCCTGTTCGCCGCCCGCTACGGCACCGTCGACTCCACCGTCGGCACCGGCATGGAACTGCAGGTCGTCGCGGCCGCCGTGGTCGGCGGCGTGGCCATCGCCGGGGGAGTGGGCACCGTCTACGGCGCCGCTCTGGGCGCCGTCCTGCTCACCACCATCACCGCCGCCCTGCCCATCTGGCAGATCGACCAGTTCTGGCAGCAGGCCGTGGTGGGCGCGCTCATCCTGGCCGCCATCGGCCTGGACCGCCTGCTGGCGCTGCGCACGGCCCGCAAGCTTCGAGGAGGAGGTGCCCGTGGCGCCTGAACGCGTCATCACCAGTCCGGCCGCCGCTCCGGCGGCCGGACCCGAACGGCCCGGGGGCGTCCGGCGGATCGTCTCTCTGCTGTCCCTGCGCGAGTCACCCGTCGTCGCCGCCCTCGTCGTGGCACTGCTCGGCGCGTCCCTGTTCGTCGACATGTTCGCGTCCGGGCGCAACATCAGCTTCCTGCTGCTGAGCATCGCCGCCATCGCCCTGATGGCCCTGCCGATGACCCTCATCGTCGTCACCGGTGAGATCGACCTGTCGGTGGCGAGCACGCTCGCCCTGACCAGCGCCACCCTGGGCGTGCTGTGGGAGTCCGGGATACCCATCGAAACGGCGCTGTGGATCTGCCTGGCCGTCGGCGCCGGGCTGGGAGCCCTCAACGGCGTCCTGGTCACCGTCATGGGTCTGCCGTCGCTGGCCGTCACCATCGGCACGATGGCCCTGTACCGCGGCCTGGCCTACGTCCTGCTGGGCGACCGGGCCGTGGCCAGCTACCCGCAGAGCTGGGTCAGCGGGG
This genomic interval carries:
- a CDS encoding sugar ABC transporter ATP-binding protein; this encodes MSDDRSPVPPPLALVDVTKSFGSVRALRGLSLHLRAGEIHALVGENGAGKSTLVKTIAGVHRPDGGQVLVDGRTTEFTAPADAQRAGVAVIYQEPTLFPDLSVAENIFIGRQPRTRLGTIDRARMRRDTDEVFGRLGVAIEPDRPARGLSIADQQLVEIAKAITRHARVLVMDEPTAALSGVEAERLFTVARTLRDEGAALLFISHRFDEVFGLCDRITVVRDGAFVSCDPTADLDVDTVVRRMVGRDVSSLYPKEDAEFGDTVLEVEGLTRQGAFADVSFSVRAGEIVALAGLVGAGRSEVVRAVFGVDRYDAGTVRVGGRALPAGRPRAAMDTGMALVPEDRRQQGLVMESSIERNATATRRRLLSRFGLLGARAERESAREWGGRLQLKCGAFTDAVATLSGGNQQKVVLAKWLSTEPRVLFIDEPTRGIDVGTKAEVHRLLSTLAGEGLAIVMVSSELPEVLGMADRVLVMHEGRVTAELDRDEADEESVMYAATGQRPSEAA
- a CDS encoding helix-turn-helix domain-containing protein; this translates as MKVSAEGPEQWAQVISDSFVPLALAGVSDSFRGSVEQTVLLPGVTMTGVDSRGHSVVLRTPRLTRVEPREFYLFSLQLGGAGTVLQGERRVPLAPGSGALYDATRPYRLAFPGPIREIVLQVPRPALRDLVGCGEDALYGRALPAAEPATRVLAAYLGELSGVADGLTGDQRAELGHTALGLLATALRASTGTEAPADTGRGALLSAMRAHVRDHFADPDLTAGRLAREHGVSARYTALVFAEAGTSPAAYIRDQRLRAAHRMLTDPRQRLRTIAGIAAAVGLPDRTTFTRAFTRRYGIAPSALRE
- a CDS encoding ABC transporter substrate-binding protein, giving the protein MTTPRVVAAGASVLALLTATACGGGGGGAAADDTMHVWMYQDTLVVVQEAAVERFNADSDVQAVIDEVPGDNYEERLRTAMGSSEQPDVFFNWGAGSIQPYVDQDMLMPLDDLLAEDPELADAFIPSILEAGKVDGVQYGIPLRGTQPVILFYNEAVFEDVGVEPPQTWEDILDLVDAFDEAGVTPFALAGADPWTEQMWLQYLVDRIGGPEVFERIHGGDMEGWRDPAVLEAAETVQDLVERGAFGDAYASVSYTEGGASTLLSEGRAAMHLMGSWEYSTHLDQDRAFAEDDLGYTVFPPVPGGEGDPANVVGNPTNFFSVTADTDHPEQAREFLGHTSREEYVADMVANGEVPTTTNAEAAVADSPNPEFAAFQYEMVRDAPHFQLSWDQALPPETATPMVTEIESLFNGQSTPEQFVDALAAL
- a CDS encoding LacI family DNA-binding transcriptional regulator, with the translated sequence MSPSPRATRRTVGITEVARHAGVSPGTVSNVLNRPERVAATTRRKVEAAIAELDYVRNSSGSSLRSGRSGSVGLLVLDVTNPFFTEVARGVEEEAAAAGLAVVLLNSAEQQDRQRRNLRLLAEQRAAGAVVMPVDDDLSDLIWLARQGTAWVALDRGDVSEEVGCSVSVDNHAGGLAAGRHLIGLGHERITFLTGPFAIEQVRRRHEGLREACAEAHLDPDEAVRVVEQPQLNAAQGERAVDAVLAGGPKQRPQAVFCANDQLALGLMKGLGRRGIRVPEDISVVGYDNVDIADLVHPGLTSVAQPKFDLGRSAMRLLVSELNDPGHRHERVWFTPELVVRGSTAARRS
- a CDS encoding carbon-nitrogen hydrolase family protein is translated as MSGTYRVAAVQAEPVWLDADATVDKTLALIAEAAARDAALIAFPETWIPGYPLFLWLGPVAGQMPSIARYHANSLTVDGRHLAAIRQAARRHGITVALGYSEKDHGSLYMAQSVFGADGALVLHRRKLKPTHVERTLFGEGDGGDLVVADTPLGRLGALNCWEHLQPLVKFAMYAQHEQVHVAGWPSFGLYRGLAHALGEEANMAVTQTYALEGGCFVVATTQVLGPAGLEVFAPTDGQRALLSPGAGCSRVYGPDGRRLTEPLDEHTEGLVLADIDLGLIDLAKNAADPVGHYARPDVLRLLMDDRPRSVVRVPSASPGPVFPDPDEPEHGSAAGTEDEAAAV
- a CDS encoding ABC transporter permease gives rise to the protein MSTPTTASTPAATGAPPAPAARAARRRPQVRELGVLLAVVVLIAATWLHNPGFLSHQGVRDLFLGATVLAVLAVGQALVLITKNVDLSVGSVMGLSAFGTGILFVSFPGLPVPVVMLAGVLIGLVCGLANGLLVTTVQVPALVVTLGTLYAYRGLNHWWAGGGQVNAHDMPDGFLSLGRVSVLGVPLPAAIAVVVVVAVGLYLANFRSGRELYAIGSNADAARLSGIPAGRRVITAFAVNGALAGLAGVLFAARYGTVDSTVGTGMELQVVAAAVVGGVAIAGGVGTVYGAALGAVLLTTITAALPIWQIDQFWQQAVVGALILAAIGLDRLLALRTARKLRGGGARGA
- a CDS encoding carbohydrate ABC transporter permease; translated protein: MTGTDTSETSMRALPQNRPARSGPAPAAPAPSPRRARPVRHVGRPGGAWALPALLYFGVFAALPMVLVAYLSLTSWGGLGTPEFIGLENWSRLVEDPVMRRAVWLSLVLTVLNWIVQTPIALLLGVWAAGPQRNRAVLSAVFFLPLLLSSAAIAIIWRALLDPNFGPLAWLGPRLGLESVDVLGGPTSAFAMIVFVTAWQFIPLHMLLYQGGARQIPASLYEAARIDGAGMLRSFWHITLPQLRHTVTTSSVLMVVGSLTYFDTVLILTGGGPGTDTTIVPFLMYRAGFRSWELGYASAIAFTLVVVATVIALLLVRFTGFGTMRSTREGL
- a CDS encoding LacI family DNA-binding transcriptional regulator, whose product is MSKIAEAAGVSVPTVSKVLNGRADVASQTRARVEELIRRHGYRRRRGPGGGRSSMIDLVFHELDSAWAIEVIRGVENVARAEGLSVVLTESGGEQTPREAWVDAVLARQSTAAILVFSDLAPEQRARLAARDIPFVVVDPAGDPGPDMPAVGSANWNGGLAATRHLIELGHRRIGVIGGPRPVLCSKARIDGYTSALDAAGIEVDPDLIRYGDFHVESGRDRGRELLRLDDPPTAIFAGSDLQAMGLYEAARELGVRIPEDLSVVGYDDLPVARWVGPPLTTVRQPLTEMAEEATRMALSLARGERPANLRLDLATDLVVRRSTAAPAAT